In the genome of Plutella xylostella chromosome 6, ilPluXylo3.1, whole genome shotgun sequence, the window CAAGAAGGGGCTTACTAAGGATCTAATGTTTTTATGTACAAGTAACAACAATATAGGGAAATACATAAGTTTAACGAAATAACCAGATAgttgaaaatgtatttaatagtacaaaaaaatctagcttagttttttataaaagcTGAGATCCAACTAGCAGTCCAAACCTAAACAGGAGGGCCATCTAAATGTATCACAATCTAAACAACCTCCTGGGTAACATTCCAGGTCCATTCTGCCCTCCGCCCCCCGCATgccccgccgcgcccccccgcTACCGCAGCGTCGGGGGCGAGTGCAACaaccccgccgcccccgcctgGGGCGCTGTGCACACTGCCTTTGAGAGGCTACTGCCACCGCATTATGGAGATGGTAAGCATAATACGCTACTTGCTTCGTCACCATCATGGCCACACCGGTGTTGTTTGTCGCTTTACCGTTCTGTCGATACCAGTTATTCGCATTTCCATTTTTCGAACTTCAGTAGCGGACCCCATATCTAAAAGGTGTTATGATCTTCCCGCTTGGAAAGTGGGTTTGGGATCGAAGTATACCACAGAACCTTTAAGATTCCTAGGCTAGTTTGATTGTCTTTGTTGAAGGTAGTTGATGTAGGAAGAATTAGACTGGTGAAGAAAGACGAAAATACCTAGTACTTATAGCAGCCGTTAAATTTAATGATTCTTGTATCATTACAAACTGTACCCCCCCAGGTATCTGGTCCATCCGGCCCAGCTCGCAGGGCCAGCCGCTCCCGTCAGCCCGCGTGGTCAGCAGCAGCCTCGTCCTCGACGCCGCCGCGCCCAGCGCCACACACAACCTCATGTTCATGCAGCTGGGCCAGTTCATAGCACATGATACTAGTGCTGGCGTCGTTTTTACTATTGGTAAGGTTTGATTATGTGCTATGCTTAAACAAAACACTAGGTCCTATGCTTGGGTCTTGGAACTTTATGGCTATAGTCTTCCATGTTTGCTGGATGTCAGCTTTcactcaaataaaataatcctaTAATTGAGAAAGTATGGCTGGATTATAAATTCCTGGAAACCAGATTACTAAAAGTTCTAAATCCATCAACCCTGAAGCTTCAGGAGATCACTACAATTGCCCCTTAAGTTTCTTTCATTTCCCATCTCCAGGCAACGGCAGCGCAATATCCTGCTGCGTAGGCGACGGCGTGGACTTCCAACCGCCGGAGCTGATGCACTGGGCCTGCGCGCCCGTGGCCACCGCACCTGATGACCCCTTCTACGCGCAGTTCGGACAGCGGTGCCTCAACCTGGTGCGCACGCAGCTGGCTCCAGCTAGTGATTGTGCTGTTGGGTATGCTAAGCAGGTGGGGGACATTATGCAAACATTGTTTGAATCTTATAGAAACCAATTTTAGATCTTCTTCGTGACTGCGGGTAATCGTATCTGacatattaatttttataaaaggcGGGACTTTAATCAGTGCTAGAACTGGAGTCAGTTGAATTGACCTGATATCGATACGCATCCTACCTGCAGTTTCACTTTCTTAGCTTATTGGTAAAAGAGGTCTTTAAACAGTGAGGCTAGGGCtcaaaaactgaaaaaaataataagtctAGAAACTAGAAATGTAATTAGTTACCCTCATTCTCCAGATGAATGGCGCGACCCACTACCTCGACCTGTCTCACCTGTACGGCAACTCCCCGGAGAAGCTCTCAGCCCTGCGGAGCGGGATCCTGCTGAACACCTTCAACGACTACGGCCGCGAGCTGCCCCCGCTGACACAGAGGAAGGAGTGCATGAGTGCCAAGGATGGAGCTGCCTGCTTCGAATCTGGTAAGTTATGGACATGACACACTGTAGTAGAAATCTGGAGAAAACGAGTAGTTGGAATCTGGAGAAAACCACTGAAATGGAAAGTCCGacaaatatgtaaaaataGACATGCACCTAGGACTTGCagggtcatcatcatcagctattAAGTAATTGTACGACTGTACGTGTCTATAGTAGGCCTGTCCAAAGCAGCATAAAAAATCACTCTGACTTCATTTACCTCATCCAACAACCAGGTCCTCCATAAACGATATCTATCAAggatttatatatattaatgtAAGTTTCTTGACATGATTTCAGGCGACAACCACGGCAACCAGATCATCTCTCTCACCGTCCTACACACGATCTGGACGCGCGAGCACAACCGCATAGCTCGCGTGCTGGCGCGGCTCAACCCCGCGTGGACCGAGGATACCGTGTTCTATGAGTCCCGCCGGCTGCTGCAGGCAGAGTTCCAACATGTGGTGTATAATGAGTGGCTGCCGTTGCTGCTGGGTAAGTGGGGGTTTCTGGGAGAAATGGCTGAAAGCTGCCAAAATTGTTGGAATTTCGAAAATCTTTAGAGCATCTTCAGAATGACAGCCACATCTCACTTCCAATACAATCTTACACACGATCTATAGTccactgaggaaaaaaaaacactactaTGGTCTGCAATGAGTGGCTGCCTTTTTCTGCTGGATAATTAGGGGTTTCTTAGAACTAAGAGCGACGCCATAGATTTGATGTACAACCACCTAAGGGCTCCCACACATAAACACGACACGATGTTGCATCGTGCCACGACGCGGCGTCGTTTCACGATACGACGTCGCATCGCGGAAATTTACGACTACCatcgtaaaaaaaacacgacATCGTAACGTAAAGTTCCGCGGCACGATGCCGTCGATACAACATTCATTCCCTAAAAATGGACCGCAGTAGACGCGTACTGCTTCTGTTGTTAATAAGAAGACGAAGAAAGAAAAGACAGATACTCAGAAGATACTGGATCCACCCATTTCTTTCAACAATGAATAATAGGAGTCACTTTTTAAAGAAGTACAATGCCTTGAAAATAGACCACAACAAGTTCGTGTATCGACACGTAACGACGTCGCGTCGTGAATTTACGCGACGCGACGTCGTATCGTGAAACGACGCCGCGTCGTGGCACGATGCGACATCGTGTCGTGTTTATGTGTGGGAGCCCTAATCTTTGCCCCCAGGTCCCCGCATAATGCAGAAGTTTGGCCTGTCCCCGTCACCGGGATACTCCACGGCGTATGATCCTCACGTGAACCCGTCCCTCACTGCAGAGTTCTCGGCTGCAGCCATGAGGTTTGGCCACTCTGTCGTCGACTCCAAGTTTGTGTGAGTTTTCGGTCTTATTTCTTTATCCAAGTTATTATGTAAACTAACGACATTATAGTGAGGCATACTAATTAGGTCACGTATCGATCGGCGTACTTAAAATATGGAATCACTGATGAACAAAAAACAGGTTAGTGACTGACTATAATCCATGTATAATtatgatcatcatcagctaacATAACATTAACGTCTGGTAATCAACCAACCACATTCGGAATTTCCCTAAAAAAGTCACAACaatgacttttattttattttattttagagtCCCAAATGCCAAGTCAGGGGATCTTTACGAAGCCATCTCCATCCCTGAAGTGATGTTCCAGCCGTCGCGCATGCGCCTGCGACCGTTCCTCGACCGACTGATCGCTGGACTGATCCGGCAACCCATGCAGACTGTCGACCCTTTTGTCACTGAATCTGTGAGTCtcttagggtgcttttccaccagagatgtgctatgcagctatgctgcgaagatgtgatatctacgctacgaaaatatgcgaccgtttccaccaatactacgctaggtagctgttcgaggaagatgcgctacgaagatgcgccgccgcaaagtagctgtgcgagaaagatgTCATGAGGCATGTCTACTTTCAGTGAAAAACGCGGGCATACTGTAGGTCTGCTCTGCACATacatagctacaccactcgcgatggtccatagcacatatccatagcacgcatccatagcacacatccatagcacgcatcattccatacaaaaaacatatcttagttgaatccgtttccaccagtgctaagctatgtgcctccaataatatgattggtggatatcaaacgcatccatagcatcgtagcatagcacatctctggtggaaaagcacccttatgCTGCTTTACTAATTAGGTCCTATACCTAAGTATGAGACTGTAATGAGGGCTGAAGTACCTACGTGCTTTTGTAATGTTATAGTAAAACAAAGAATATGACGTCATTAAATGTTAAACTGACGAACGTAATAAATAATCCTAACCCGTgttattgtataatatttatattatagtaaATATACATTGACCTCATGAATTTACACCTGTGCTTAGGCATGCACTGCGATTAGATAGATGTTACGCTCCGTACGTTTTTGaatgtagggtaacgtaacgtacctagggacattttcgactaccccaactttgaatgaagctatcgcagcgtacaactaagatattaatgtgaaattttctttattcggtaggatatataatctattatcactagtatttgtgcttaagctttagtgtggccagattttattaaattaagataaaagtaaaaatgcttgttttgacccaaggtacgttacacgtttgtaccttgggacactgtttcctatagctttgtagtatggaaaatgcaaacttctaaataacgccttatatctctgttcttatttatttactgcatctctcttctgtctagtttcactctggcactaataagaacagagatataaggcgttatttagatgtttgcattttccattgtacaaagccataggaaacagtgtcccaaggtacaaatttaatcgtgtcccaaggtacaaaaaagcaatatttaacaaaatttaaatatctttatttttaattaataggaatctttcagataattgccatgtcataaaattaaataactgaaaagttatacgtgacatccatgtctttattttgagcatgcctcaatgagataaagcaacacaaaaaactatacaaaagctacttttgactccaaaaaacttcatactgtcttcaccacacactagatgctggtatgatcacgagactcactagttttgccaagcgagtaaaatactatgcctagggtagaattttaatgtgtttatttagccggtttttaaaatacaatcaatgtcccgaggtacaagcgtcccaaggtacgttacgttaccctagatattattataaaggcTTCGTCAAACAGAAAACGTTCCTAACCCGCGTCAGAGCGCTAACTTGACGCCGCGCTATGACGCTGATGTGTTGTATACAGGttgattggtaagtcgatgtattcctttaaatgggttgtagtcgaagacatttccagtcgattgaaccccataatgcattatccgaaagtcaaccatttctgagttatttaagtttttttaagaattttgccaaaatttatgtttaaaagcaaaatatttcaaaaacgaacgattttttaaatactttttttattgttttgcattagtgacaccttagtcaactaatcataatcattaatagcgcaatatttaacttaatttagacacagtgctgcaaaatagatgaaacattaagaaaatgttacgaaagatgcaaacaaaaaagctaatttaaaaaagagtAACAGTAAAAGAGTTACAGTTACAATactttttaccttaaaatttaaacaaaatcttgttcgtttcgctactgagatttgtccgcctatgcggttgttttgactatatcttggtgataccttaatcgattttagattggaatgtgtcattttaaagcttataaattgattatgtttttaagctgaagtgcctgaaaaattgtcagataaaattcttttttaaatcagcttttttgttttaatctttcgtaacattttcttaatgtttcatatattttgaagcactgtgtctaaattaaggtaaatattgcgcaattaatgattatgattagttgACTAAAGTGtcaccaaaacaaaacaatcaaaaaaatatttaaaaaatcgttagtttttgatatattttgcttttaaacataaatttcggcaaaattctttaaaaaacttaaaacttaaataactcaaaaatggttgactttcggataatgcattatggggttcaatcgactggaaacgCCTTCgtctacaacccatttaaaggaatacatcgactttccaatcaccctgtatatgtcaTAGTACGAATACAGCAATAAACACATTTCAAACCTTAAATTTGTAAAAGcattcatcatcataaaaTTGACCGCAAACATTGCAGCCAGGCATATCAGTAAAGCTCTATTCCTGAACCAATCTCATTCCCCAGCTGACCCGCTACCTGTTCCACGGGGGCAGTCCGTTCGGTCTGGACCTGGCGGCCATCAACGTGCAGCGAGGCAGGGACTACGGCCTTCGCTCCTACAACGAGTACCGGCGCCTGGTGGGCCTGCCGCCCTACGCTGACTTCCGCCAGTTCCCGCCCAGCGTGAGTGTGTTGTCCATATTGGTTTAGTGAGTTGTGGTCATGGGAATACCTTATGGAAGCCGAGTTTTTAGAGTTAGACATGCAATTACCCGAAGGACCGACCTTAAGGATACCTATGCCAAGGAAAATGAGGCTGGTGTTTATACGTGCACCAGAAAAGTAAAGGGGTCTTCCGTCGTCTTTCGGACCATTAAGTGCCTGTACTCTCGAGATCACCATGTTGAGCACGAGTCACATGGATGGCCAAACCACTTGGCCACTCCTTACTACAGCATCAGTAAAGCTTCCATCTACCTCATGTAGGTATGATAATGTCAGTATAACATGTAGCTTCTTAAAATCTATGCTCGTTATATGTATTTCCATCCCTATTCTTCATTCACAGACGGCTCACCGCCTATCAGCCGTGTACCAGAGTCCCGAGGACATCGACCTGTGGATCGGGGGCCTGCTAGAGGAGCCGGCGGAGGGGGGAGTGGTGGGCGCGACCTTCGCCAACATCCTCGCAGACCAGTTCTCCAGGTTCAAGAGAGGCGATCGCTACTTCTACGAGAACGGGCCTGATGTCAATCCGGGGGCTTTTACGCCGagtgagttttttttgtgacTATAATTATTACTGTAAAGCTCTGCTCTGCAATCCTTCTTCTCCTTTCAACAACTCtaactaataaataactatgaCGCTTTGTGAATGGATTATGATCCAATTTTCACAGCATTTCATTTGGTTAGCCATTACTTTTCATCATTATGCGATgacattaatttaaatacccTATTAGTCTACTGTTGGATATGACCTACCTTCATATCCTGATTATCCAGGTGACTTTGCTATCTATCTCCAATTCTCCACTCTTTTATCAATAAACGCTGCTGGTAATGTTGAAGCCGAAGAATGAAGGTAGGTCATTCTGTTAGATTATACACACTCAGTTATAATATAACATCACGATCCTCAGGTCAACTGGCGGAGATCAAGAAGGTGTCTCTGTCCCGGCTGCTCTGCGACAACCGGGACGGCATAGAGCTGCTCCACGTCGCGCCCAACGCCTTCCTGCGCGCCGATCTACCAGGGTTGGTACCCTTCATTGTTACTGATTtggttttgtattgttttatttagttacgCGACTACGTTAGCAAAAGCCGAAGGAAGTCATTCGTGCACagttttgtgttttttgtaGTATTCAGGCGTGAGTGTTCTTtgtacttatatgaaattttTCAAAGGTgctacttaattataaatattctgAGCATTTTCATGGCTTTTGCCATTTTCTGTGCAACATTGTTTTACGTTTTACTACCCTTGACATAATACTGACATTTTTACATCCTCTTTGAATTGAAGGGGAATTGTTTACgcgttattatatttaaataaaatttacataacgCCATGGCCAATTCCTCTAGTGGAAAGAAAGTCACACTGGATATTTCCCAAACAAATGCTTCTGAGGCACATCACATACTCTCAAGAACAGAGGATCCTCCTTGTAAGAGGAGGCAATGGATATGCGCAGCAATCTTATTAGTTACGTTCGTAACCATCATTGTTACATTTACGATGATCTAAGCTCTGGCTTCGGTCAGTGTTTTACTGTAGCTGTAAGCAAATTGTAAGTCTGCATTCGCTTTTACAAGACGCAACGTTTCATTATCATGCCGCGCAAACGGCAACTCAGGTTTTGAAACACTATTCATTTTGATCCAAGAAAGGTGTACAGTGTTAACAAGAATGCAATTTTGTAAACTTTTAATACCAAAAAGGTTTTGATTGTTTCAGAAACGAGCCCGTGCCCTGTGATAGTCCTTTAATACCATCAATGGATCTAAATAGGTTTAGAGAAGTGTAAAATGTAGCACCTAAGATGAAACCCATTCTGCAGTACCTGAagtcataatattttgtatatctCAATATTTAGGCCCCTTGCTCAAAGCTAAAGAAAGGGACAATGCATAATGATAAGTTTATATTACGTGTCTGTGATACATcagtttcataaataaaattttagctAGAGGctgatttaaaatgttttatttatacttttttcatGTTAGTCAGAAAGTTTACCATTTGTTTAATGATCTGTACCGTttactaaattaataaatatggaAAGATTATCGTTTCAGTTTTAGCACCGTGTGTGATTTTGAAACTCATTTCATAGTTTTTTCGGTTCAAATTACAGTGGTTTTTTCTCCTTTCGGGACGGTT includes:
- the LOC105388487 gene encoding chorion peroxidase isoform X1, which encodes MNLLRVFLHIFMYVVVVCPISEVVCVSHRGLQEHAVNSVPDHHHHRTEEPCDACPRHGKCVPRVQCPAHLRHNSYNPLCHIGGQRGLVGVCCFTGSRHAAEADLAARSANTIRAEDIKIAHNLSRKKLAEWLRHADKVLEGSSETVLNASSPSFAHHLSVMTYEQAAEKLGRGGLLNLFAAKELKARDAISDDELMLGLTDHADGPFCPPPPACPAAPPRYRSVGGECNNPAAPAWGAVHTAFERLLPPHYGDGIWSIRPSSQGQPLPSARVVSSSLVLDAAAPSATHNLMFMQLGQFIAHDTSAGVVFTIGNGSAISCCVGDGVDFQPPELMHWACAPVATAPDDPFYAQFGQRCLNLVRTQLAPASDCAVGYAKQMNGATHYLDLSHLYGNSPEKLSALRSGILLNTFNDYGRELPPLTQRKECMSAKDGAACFESGDNHGNQIISLTVLHTIWTREHNRIARVLARLNPAWTEDTVFYESRRLLQAEFQHVVYNEWLPLLLGPRIMQKFGLSPSPGYSTAYDPHVNPSLTAEFSAAAMRFGHSVVDSKFVVPNAKSGDLYEAISIPEVMFQPSRMRLRPFLDRLIAGLIRQPMQTVDPFVTESLTRYLFHGGSPFGLDLAAINVQRGRDYGLRSYNEYRRLVGLPPYADFRQFPPSTAHRLSAVYQSPEDIDLWIGGLLEEPAEGGVVGATFANILADQFSRFKRGDRYFYENGPDVNPGAFTPSQLAEIKKVSLSRLLCDNRDGIELLHVAPNAFLRADLPGNEPVPCDSPLIPSMDLNRFREV
- the LOC105388487 gene encoding chorion peroxidase isoform X2 is translated as MNLLRVFLHIFMYVVVVCPISEVVCVSHRGLQEHAVNSDHHHHRTEEPCDACPRHGKCVPRVQCPAHLRHNSYNPLCHIGGQRGLVGVCCFTGSRHAAEADLAARSANTIRAEDIKIAHNLSRKKLAEWLRHADKVLEGSSETVLNASSPSFAHHLSVMTYEQAAEKLGRGGLLNLFAAKELKARDAISDDELMLGLTDHADGPFCPPPPACPAAPPRYRSVGGECNNPAAPAWGAVHTAFERLLPPHYGDGIWSIRPSSQGQPLPSARVVSSSLVLDAAAPSATHNLMFMQLGQFIAHDTSAGVVFTIGNGSAISCCVGDGVDFQPPELMHWACAPVATAPDDPFYAQFGQRCLNLVRTQLAPASDCAVGYAKQMNGATHYLDLSHLYGNSPEKLSALRSGILLNTFNDYGRELPPLTQRKECMSAKDGAACFESGDNHGNQIISLTVLHTIWTREHNRIARVLARLNPAWTEDTVFYESRRLLQAEFQHVVYNEWLPLLLGPRIMQKFGLSPSPGYSTAYDPHVNPSLTAEFSAAAMRFGHSVVDSKFVVPNAKSGDLYEAISIPEVMFQPSRMRLRPFLDRLIAGLIRQPMQTVDPFVTESLTRYLFHGGSPFGLDLAAINVQRGRDYGLRSYNEYRRLVGLPPYADFRQFPPSTAHRLSAVYQSPEDIDLWIGGLLEEPAEGGVVGATFANILADQFSRFKRGDRYFYENGPDVNPGAFTPSQLAEIKKVSLSRLLCDNRDGIELLHVAPNAFLRADLPGNEPVPCDSPLIPSMDLNRFREV